The Frondihabitans australicus genome includes a region encoding these proteins:
- a CDS encoding FKBP-type peptidyl-prolyl cis-trans isomerase, producing MTHDASIKPEIDAPEGPAPEGLEITDITVGDGAEAQAGSTVNVHYVGVEYDSGEEFDSSWGRGEAINFPLAALVRGWQEGIPGMKVGGRRKLVLPPHLAYGPAGGGHPLSGKTLIFVIDLLGVS from the coding sequence ATGACTCACGACGCATCCATCAAGCCCGAGATCGACGCCCCCGAGGGCCCGGCGCCCGAGGGCCTCGAGATCACCGACATCACCGTCGGCGACGGCGCCGAGGCGCAGGCGGGCTCGACCGTCAACGTCCACTACGTCGGCGTCGAGTACGACTCCGGCGAGGAGTTCGACTCGTCCTGGGGTCGCGGCGAGGCCATCAACTTCCCGCTCGCGGCGCTCGTCCGCGGCTGGCAGGAGGGGATCCCCGGCATGAAGGTCGGCGGCCGCCGCAAGCTCGTCCTTCCCCCGCACCTCGCCTACGGCCCCGCCGGCGGCGGTCACCCGCTCAGCGGCAAGACCCTGATCTTCGTGATCGACCTCCTCGGCGTGAGCTGA
- a CDS encoding GNAT family N-acetyltransferase, producing the protein MPFPLETDRLTIAPLAHTHAEAFVAYRRDPEVARYQSWGTDYSLDDATRLIDGQHDGRLPMPGHWLQLAVQDRRSAELLGDLALHRSPDQPDTFEIGMTLAPAAQHRGIAFEAVEALLEFVFEQEHAHRVTAFCDSRNAPVARLLTRLGFRHESTAVEADWFKDEWTTLEGYALLAREREAAAL; encoded by the coding sequence ATGCCCTTCCCGCTGGAGACCGATCGGCTCACGATCGCCCCGCTCGCGCACACTCACGCCGAGGCGTTCGTCGCCTACCGTCGCGATCCGGAGGTCGCCCGCTACCAGTCCTGGGGCACCGACTACTCCCTCGACGACGCCACGCGCCTGATCGACGGCCAGCACGACGGGCGCCTGCCGATGCCGGGCCACTGGCTGCAGCTGGCGGTGCAGGATCGCCGATCCGCCGAGCTCCTGGGCGATCTCGCCCTGCACCGCTCCCCCGACCAGCCCGACACCTTCGAGATCGGCATGACGCTCGCGCCCGCCGCCCAGCATCGCGGCATCGCCTTCGAGGCCGTCGAGGCCCTGCTCGAGTTCGTCTTCGAGCAGGAGCACGCGCACCGCGTCACGGCCTTCTGCGACTCGCGGAACGCCCCCGTCGCCCGGCTCCTGACGAGACTCGGGTTCCGCCACGAGTCGACGGCAGTGGAGGCCGACTGGTTCAAGGACGAGTGGACGACCCTCGAGGGGTACGCACTCCTGGCGCGCGAGAGGGAGGCCGCCGCGCTCTGA
- a CDS encoding aspartate ammonia-lyase: MDPAASPDSSPTRRETDSLGSRDVPVDAYWGIHTLRAVENFPVANRAISVYPDLVNALAIVKQAAARANVEIGVLDPRKAHAIEAACEEIRGGALHDEFRVGVIQGGAGTSTNMNSNEVIANRALELLGYAKGDYEHLHPIDDVNRSQSTNDTYPTAVKLAMSFALATLVDELGRVAASFAAKGREFRDILKVGRTQLQDAVPMTLGQEFTGFAHTILEDQQRLRDTLPLLAEINLGATAIGTGITADARYAEAVRRHLSDLTGIEMVTAPDLIEATSDAGVFMTVSGALKRSAMKLSKICNDLRLLSSGPQAGLGEILLPPRQAGSSIMPGKVNPVIPEVVNQVAFAIAGSDVTVTMAAEAGQLQLNAFEPVIANSVLQGLGWLTRACETLRENCIDGIQPNTGRLAQQVETNIGVVTALTPYIGYAAAASIAHTALATETSIATLVVAAGLMSAEQVEHVLSPARLSGLEAITTSIPVVTAEQISKHLASLDQAHADETAG; the protein is encoded by the coding sequence ATCGACCCGGCGGCTTCGCCGGACTCGTCGCCCACGAGGCGGGAGACCGACTCCCTCGGGTCCCGCGACGTGCCCGTCGACGCGTACTGGGGCATCCACACGCTCCGCGCAGTGGAGAACTTCCCGGTCGCGAACCGTGCGATCTCGGTCTACCCGGACCTCGTGAACGCCCTCGCGATCGTGAAGCAGGCCGCGGCCCGGGCGAACGTCGAGATCGGCGTGCTCGACCCGCGCAAGGCTCACGCCATCGAGGCGGCGTGCGAGGAGATCCGCGGGGGCGCCCTTCATGACGAGTTCCGCGTCGGCGTGATCCAGGGCGGCGCCGGCACGTCGACGAACATGAATAGCAACGAGGTCATCGCCAACCGCGCGCTCGAGCTTCTCGGCTACGCCAAGGGCGACTACGAGCACCTGCACCCGATCGACGACGTCAACCGGAGCCAGTCGACGAACGACACGTACCCGACGGCCGTGAAGCTCGCGATGTCGTTCGCGCTCGCGACCCTCGTCGATGAGCTCGGCCGCGTCGCCGCGTCGTTCGCCGCGAAGGGCCGCGAGTTCCGCGACATCCTCAAGGTCGGGCGCACCCAGCTGCAGGACGCCGTGCCGATGACCCTCGGCCAGGAGTTCACCGGCTTCGCCCACACGATCCTCGAAGACCAGCAACGACTCCGCGACACGCTGCCCCTCCTCGCCGAGATCAACCTCGGCGCCACGGCGATCGGCACCGGCATCACGGCCGACGCACGCTACGCCGAAGCGGTGCGACGTCATCTCAGCGACCTGACCGGCATCGAGATGGTCACGGCGCCCGACCTCATCGAGGCCACGAGCGACGCGGGCGTGTTCATGACGGTGTCGGGCGCTCTCAAGCGCAGCGCGATGAAGCTGTCGAAGATCTGCAACGACCTGCGGCTGCTGTCGTCCGGGCCTCAGGCGGGCCTCGGCGAGATCCTGCTGCCGCCGCGCCAGGCAGGGTCGTCGATCATGCCGGGCAAGGTCAACCCCGTGATCCCCGAGGTCGTCAACCAGGTCGCGTTCGCGATCGCAGGATCCGACGTCACCGTGACCATGGCGGCCGAGGCCGGTCAGCTCCAGCTGAACGCCTTCGAGCCGGTCATCGCCAACTCGGTCCTGCAGGGGCTGGGCTGGCTCACGCGCGCGTGCGAGACCCTGCGCGAGAACTGCATCGACGGGATCCAGCCGAACACCGGCCGCCTCGCTCAGCAGGTCGAGACGAACATCGGCGTCGTCACGGCGCTGACGCCGTACATCGGCTACGCCGCCGCCGCGTCGATCGCGCACACGGCGCTCGCCACCGAGACGTCGATCGCGACGCTGGTCGTCGCGGCGGGCCTCATGAGCGCCGAGCAGGTGGAGCACGTGCTGTCGCCGGCTCGGCTGTCGGGGCTCGAGGCGATCACGACGTCGATTCCGGTGGTCACGGCCGAGCAGATCTCGAAGCACCTCGCGTCGCTCGACCAGGCGCACGCGGACGAGACCGCCGGCTAG
- a CDS encoding family 16 glycoside hydrolase, translated as MADQESAHDTGAASAPRGVGRARRLLRLTRGRRGAVWATGLLLLAAIVVTVELTPGTSSGFSAVINNSQNTVGTAPNFSASGGVLPYSDGWAGGDTGWIDYGGTWTTASTASGATYTESAGGGAGNKAISGQTSWTDYTLQGDVKILSGTQAGLVFRVTNPGVGADTLNGYYLGLYTSGTMTLGRENNSYASLKSSTYAVSTNTWYHLAVQVVGCVITASVVQVGATPPVTPTYLSYTDTGCPTSGAIGVRDYASTAAFRNITATAGGTTSTTIAPYYAPFANVLTPQYGQTTYGGLWTASSANETYTDNTGGQGDKSVMGLTTWGNYSLTGDVQLNSSATTSTSSGFIVRVVNPSNAVNGMTGYYAGVSSTSLVLVDINSGTATTMATAALPATLGTNTWYHLTVEAVGCTITATAQLKTGSALTVASATDSTSCQTTGAVGVRTIGTSATWRDVAVTPR; from the coding sequence ATGGCGGATCAGGAGTCCGCGCACGACACGGGCGCGGCATCGGCACCTCGGGGCGTCGGGCGTGCCCGCCGGCTCCTGCGCCTCACGCGCGGTCGCCGGGGTGCCGTGTGGGCGACCGGGCTCCTCCTGCTCGCGGCGATCGTGGTGACCGTCGAGCTGACGCCGGGGACGTCGTCGGGCTTCAGCGCCGTCATCAACAACTCGCAGAACACCGTCGGCACGGCGCCGAACTTCAGCGCGTCGGGCGGGGTGCTGCCCTACAGCGACGGCTGGGCGGGCGGCGACACCGGCTGGATCGACTACGGCGGCACCTGGACGACCGCGTCGACGGCCTCGGGGGCGACGTACACCGAGTCGGCGGGCGGCGGCGCGGGCAACAAGGCGATCAGCGGTCAGACCAGCTGGACGGACTACACGCTGCAGGGCGACGTGAAGATCCTGTCGGGCACGCAAGCCGGCCTCGTGTTCCGCGTGACGAACCCCGGCGTGGGGGCCGACACCCTCAACGGGTACTACCTCGGGCTGTACACCTCGGGCACGATGACGCTCGGTCGAGAGAACAACAGCTACGCGTCCCTCAAGTCGTCGACGTACGCGGTCTCGACGAACACCTGGTACCACCTCGCCGTGCAGGTCGTCGGCTGCGTCATCACGGCCTCGGTGGTCCAGGTCGGCGCCACGCCGCCGGTGACGCCGACCTACCTCAGCTACACCGACACCGGTTGTCCCACCTCGGGCGCGATCGGAGTGCGCGACTACGCCTCGACGGCGGCGTTCCGCAACATCACGGCCACAGCGGGCGGCACGACCTCGACGACCATCGCGCCGTACTATGCGCCGTTCGCCAACGTGCTCACTCCCCAGTACGGGCAGACGACCTACGGCGGGCTCTGGACGGCGTCGTCGGCGAACGAGACCTACACCGACAACACGGGCGGGCAGGGCGACAAGTCCGTGATGGGTCTCACGACCTGGGGCAACTACTCGCTGACCGGCGACGTGCAGCTGAACTCGTCGGCCACGACGTCGACGAGCTCGGGGTTCATCGTGCGCGTCGTGAACCCGTCCAACGCCGTGAACGGCATGACGGGCTACTACGCCGGCGTCTCGTCGACCTCGCTCGTGCTCGTCGACATCAACAGCGGCACCGCGACGACGATGGCGACCGCTGCCCTGCCCGCGACGCTCGGCACGAACACCTGGTACCACCTCACGGTCGAGGCCGTCGGCTGCACCATCACGGCGACGGCCCAGCTGAAGACCGGGTCGGCGCTGACCGTCGCGTCGGCGACCGACTCCACCTCGTGCCAGACCACCGGCGCGGTCGGCGTACGCACGATCGGGACGTCGGCCACCTGGCGCGACGTGGCCGTCACGCCGCGGTGA
- a CDS encoding MarR family winged helix-turn-helix transcriptional regulator: MTDLDQVFTDLVRFQIDLWNGVDADLREAADTSLASIESLRVIAARDVCRVNDIADDLRITVGGASKIADRLERAGLVERRANPVDRRSSLVALTREGRATLDRAAPVYEAALARRLGDRLDGATLDHLARALRLLRTEPTREDSE, encoded by the coding sequence ATGACCGATCTCGACCAGGTGTTCACCGACCTCGTCCGATTCCAGATCGACCTCTGGAACGGCGTCGACGCCGATCTCCGCGAGGCGGCTGACACGTCGCTCGCGAGCATCGAATCGCTCCGTGTCATCGCGGCGCGCGACGTCTGCCGCGTCAACGACATCGCCGACGACCTCCGCATCACCGTCGGCGGCGCGAGCAAGATCGCCGACCGCCTCGAGCGGGCCGGCCTCGTCGAGCGCCGGGCCAACCCCGTCGACCGCCGCTCCTCGCTCGTCGCGCTCACCCGCGAGGGCCGGGCGACGCTCGACCGGGCGGCGCCGGTGTACGAGGCGGCTCTCGCGCGCAGGCTCGGCGACCGCCTCGACGGCGCGACCCTCGACCACCTGGCGCGAGCGCTTCGGCTCCTGCGCACCGAACCCACCCGAGAGGACTCCGAATGA
- a CDS encoding aldo/keto reductase — MAEPITVPTRPLNDGTAFPVVGLGTYGLNGDEGTVAVKSALDTGYRILDTALNYGNEDAVGRAVRETDVPRDEIIVTSKLPGRFHGFDETLTAFDETLENLGLDHVDLYLIHWPLPRIDRYVESFTAFARLQQEGRVTSIGVSNFTIAHLERVIAETGVTPAVNQVELHPYFPQGELRAFHDAHGIVTESWSPIGKKSELLTEPLIAEIAARYGKSPTQVVIRWHTQIGAVPVPKSADPGRQRENLDVFGFELTADEVSAISGLERGRIWGADPDTHEEF; from the coding sequence ATGGCCGAACCCATCACGGTTCCCACCCGGCCCCTGAACGACGGCACGGCGTTCCCGGTCGTCGGCCTCGGCACCTACGGCCTCAACGGCGACGAGGGCACGGTCGCCGTGAAGTCGGCGCTCGACACCGGCTATCGCATTCTCGACACCGCCCTCAACTACGGCAACGAAGACGCCGTCGGCCGGGCGGTCCGCGAGACCGACGTGCCCCGCGACGAGATCATCGTCACGTCGAAGCTGCCCGGCCGGTTCCACGGGTTCGACGAGACGCTCACCGCATTCGACGAGACCCTCGAGAACCTCGGCCTCGATCACGTCGACCTCTACCTGATCCACTGGCCCCTGCCGCGCATCGATCGGTACGTCGAGTCGTTCACGGCCTTCGCGAGGCTGCAGCAGGAGGGGCGGGTCACTTCGATCGGCGTCTCCAACTTCACGATCGCCCACCTCGAGCGCGTGATCGCCGAGACGGGCGTCACCCCGGCCGTCAACCAGGTCGAGCTGCACCCGTACTTCCCGCAGGGCGAGCTTCGTGCGTTCCACGACGCCCACGGCATCGTGACCGAGTCGTGGAGCCCCATCGGCAAGAAGAGCGAGCTCCTCACCGAGCCGCTCATCGCCGAGATCGCCGCACGCTACGGCAAGTCGCCGACGCAGGTCGTGATCCGCTGGCACACGCAGATCGGCGCCGTGCCGGTGCCGAAGTCGGCCGACCCGGGCCGCCAGCGCGAGAACCTCGACGTGTTCGGCTTCGAGCTGACCGCCGACGAGGTCTCCGCGATCTCCGGTCTCGAGCGCGGCCGGATCTGGGGCGCAGACCCCGACACGCACGAGGAGTTCTAG
- a CDS encoding MFS transporter, whose translation MTSSDTSPARPKRRGLLVDLSPIRQSPAFARLWIGSSVSGVGAQLTLVAVGLEIYDITKSTFAVALVGVISLVPIIAAGLYGGMLADAFDRRIVAIVAAVVAWATTGCIALHAYLGLHEVGLLYALTAIDAVAATIINTSRSAIIPRLVRPELLPAASALGGIGTGFQLTVGPALAGILVAWIGFPGTYTVDVVLFSAAFLGIFSLPAIRPEGESQRPGLASLMFGVRFLRRSPNIRMTFVIDIIAMTFGQPRVLFPVVGALLIGGGAVSVGVLTAAGAVGALLCSLFSGRLGHVRRQGAAVNWAVSAYGLCILAFGLVLVVAQLSGHRGVGSLTEGLGSANLPALACAAVALAASGAADNVSSIFRNTILQTAAPDAMRGRLQGIFIVVVTGGPRIGDLFVGLMAFAGTIWPPLLGGALIIALVGLLARVQPAFRRYDALNPTP comes from the coding sequence TTGACCTCCTCCGACACGTCCCCCGCGCGACCGAAGCGTCGCGGACTCCTCGTCGATCTCTCGCCGATCCGGCAGAGCCCCGCCTTCGCCCGGCTCTGGATCGGCAGCTCGGTCTCGGGCGTCGGCGCTCAGCTCACGCTCGTCGCCGTGGGCCTCGAGATCTACGACATCACGAAGTCGACGTTCGCCGTCGCGCTCGTCGGGGTCATCTCGCTGGTGCCGATCATCGCTGCCGGCCTCTACGGCGGCATGCTCGCCGACGCCTTCGATCGCAGGATCGTGGCGATCGTCGCCGCGGTGGTCGCCTGGGCCACCACCGGGTGCATCGCCCTCCACGCCTACCTCGGGCTCCACGAGGTCGGCCTGCTCTACGCGCTCACCGCGATCGACGCCGTGGCCGCCACGATCATCAACACCTCGCGGTCGGCGATCATCCCCCGCCTCGTCCGGCCCGAGCTGCTGCCCGCGGCAAGTGCGCTCGGCGGCATCGGCACCGGGTTCCAGCTCACCGTGGGGCCGGCTCTCGCCGGGATCCTGGTGGCCTGGATCGGGTTCCCCGGCACGTACACGGTCGACGTCGTGCTCTTCTCGGCCGCCTTTCTCGGCATCTTCTCGCTGCCCGCGATCAGGCCGGAGGGCGAGAGTCAAAGGCCGGGGCTCGCCTCGCTCATGTTCGGCGTGAGGTTCCTGCGCCGGTCGCCGAACATCCGCATGACGTTCGTCATCGACATCATCGCGATGACGTTCGGGCAGCCGCGCGTGCTGTTCCCGGTGGTCGGTGCGCTGCTCATCGGCGGCGGGGCCGTGTCGGTCGGCGTCCTGACGGCGGCGGGCGCCGTCGGCGCGCTCCTGTGCAGCCTGTTCTCGGGTCGACTTGGGCACGTCAGGCGGCAGGGAGCCGCGGTCAACTGGGCGGTGTCGGCCTACGGGCTGTGCATCCTGGCGTTCGGCCTCGTGCTCGTGGTCGCACAGCTGAGCGGCCACAGGGGTGTCGGCTCGCTCACCGAGGGGCTAGGGTCGGCGAACCTGCCGGCGCTCGCCTGCGCCGCCGTCGCCCTGGCCGCCTCCGGGGCCGCCGACAACGTGTCGTCGATCTTCCGCAACACGATCCTGCAGACGGCGGCGCCCGACGCCATGCGCGGCCGGCTCCAGGGCATCTTCATCGTCGTCGTCACCGGCGGCCCGCGCATCGGCGACCTCTTCGTCGGACTCATGGCCTTCGCCGGCACGATCTGGCCGCCGCTGCTCGGCGGCGCCCTCATCATCGCGCTCGTCGGGCTGCTCGCCCGGGTCCAGCCGGCGTTCCGGAGGTACGACGCGCTCAACCCGACGCCGTAG
- a CDS encoding VOC family protein, producing the protein MPEIAAIQPCLWFDDQAREAMQYYVDTFPNSSIVSIEPYPDENLDEHFEGMTGRVLNGRFTLNGVDFTCLDGGPLFPFTNAISFVVGCADQAEIDSYWERLSADPAAEQCGWCRDRFGVSWQIIPADLGGLLTSPAKIQVMMQQKKIVIQELLDA; encoded by the coding sequence ATGCCCGAGATCGCCGCCATCCAGCCCTGCCTCTGGTTCGACGACCAGGCGCGCGAGGCGATGCAGTACTACGTCGACACGTTCCCGAACTCGTCTATCGTGTCGATCGAGCCGTACCCCGACGAGAACCTCGACGAGCACTTCGAGGGCATGACGGGGCGTGTGCTCAACGGCCGGTTCACCCTGAACGGCGTCGACTTCACCTGCCTCGACGGCGGTCCGCTGTTCCCGTTCACGAACGCGATCTCGTTCGTGGTGGGGTGTGCGGACCAGGCCGAGATCGACTCGTACTGGGAGCGGCTGTCGGCTGATCCTGCGGCCGAGCAGTGCGGCTGGTGCCGCGACCGGTTCGGGGTCTCCTGGCAGATCATCCCCGCCGACCTCGGCGGGCTGCTGACGTCGCCGGCAAAGATCCAGGTGATGATGCAGCAGAAGAAGATCGTGATCCAGGAGCTGCTCGACGCCTGA
- a CDS encoding YihY/virulence factor BrkB family protein, whose product MTRAPSRSEAGVGRLAVRALARLTLPTLSFVGLLVASPFVWAWKHWLVVGSVDPIPWRYALRRTYHGFYRHKTIDSGAALAFFSTLAVFPGALAIVSAVALFSQSSSDAVDDILSIATIAIGPNAAQALRSPLISLLSLSSPGITLGVGLGLTLWSLSGYSSAFGRAMNVIYDVQEGRRFVRFRSQMLLLALALMVAFGGMATILLITPSIAQGIGDQFRFGEVFVVLWNVLKWPLLVAFAVVAVGLLYYFTPTIKHPEVRWVSYGALFAMGGWGVATGGFAVYVITFSHYDHVYGYLGGAVVVLAYAFISNFVLVLGGELDSQIIRVRYLQSGVEAEGVIPLPMRSTKRNLALARHQSLDLVDGRTMRLKAVRLYGDPTLDDTGRPVVRPRFQTMSGREKKNPAPEE is encoded by the coding sequence ATGACCCGCGCCCCGTCTCGTTCCGAGGCGGGAGTCGGCCGCCTGGCCGTGCGGGCGCTCGCGCGCCTCACCCTGCCGACCCTGTCGTTCGTCGGGCTCCTCGTCGCCTCGCCCTTCGTGTGGGCCTGGAAGCACTGGCTCGTGGTGGGCAGCGTCGACCCGATCCCCTGGCGCTACGCGCTCCGCCGCACGTACCACGGCTTCTACCGGCACAAGACGATCGACTCCGGAGCCGCGCTGGCGTTCTTCTCGACCCTCGCGGTGTTCCCGGGCGCGCTGGCGATCGTGTCGGCCGTGGCCCTGTTCAGCCAGTCGTCGAGCGACGCCGTCGACGACATCCTCAGCATCGCGACGATCGCCATCGGCCCGAACGCCGCCCAGGCGCTGCGCTCGCCACTCATCTCGCTGCTGAGCCTGTCGAGCCCGGGCATCACGCTCGGCGTGGGCCTCGGCCTGACACTGTGGTCGCTCTCGGGCTACTCGTCGGCGTTCGGGCGAGCCATGAACGTGATCTACGACGTGCAGGAGGGGCGCCGCTTCGTGCGGTTCCGCTCTCAGATGCTGCTGCTCGCCCTCGCGCTCATGGTCGCGTTCGGCGGCATGGCGACGATCCTGCTCATCACGCCGTCGATCGCGCAGGGCATCGGCGACCAGTTCCGGTTCGGCGAGGTCTTCGTGGTGCTCTGGAACGTGCTCAAGTGGCCGCTGCTCGTCGCCTTCGCGGTCGTGGCGGTCGGGCTCCTCTACTACTTCACGCCGACGATCAAGCACCCCGAGGTGCGCTGGGTCTCGTACGGGGCGCTCTTCGCCATGGGCGGCTGGGGCGTCGCCACCGGCGGCTTCGCGGTGTACGTAATCACGTTCTCGCACTACGACCACGTCTACGGCTACCTCGGCGGCGCCGTCGTCGTCCTCGCGTACGCGTTCATCTCGAACTTCGTGCTCGTGCTCGGCGGCGAGCTCGACTCGCAGATCATCCGCGTGCGGTACCTGCAGTCGGGCGTCGAGGCCGAGGGCGTGATCCCGCTGCCGATGCGCTCGACGAAGCGCAACCTCGCGCTCGCGCGGCACCAGTCGCTCGACCTCGTCGACGGCCGGACGATGCGGCTCAAGGCCGTGCGCCTCTACGGCGACCCCACGCTCGACGACACCGGGCGGCCGGTCGTGCGGCCGCGCTTCCAGACGATGTCGGGTCGCGAGAAGAAGAACCCCGCGCCCGAGGAGTGA
- a CDS encoding glycoside hydrolase family 16 protein: MNSSIRTTLTAAAVIAGLALAGQAAPATSAVLAQGTTATSSSTRSAGSVDVVDTSSLGAASSATAAASSRATTDSTAGTSTSTGTTSTTDTGTAATVSDYAAASKSQAAASAKVSSQLSSPQATAVADTRARSGNTANTVIPPTAATSLLAGGTGASSSTDTSTPASQDPSADSTAMPVGDVTTNGRTWVQSYAQDFNTPAALGSFSKVYPSMATYSGFKDTSGQGLYAPDKVLSVSNGNLDFYLHSENGQPLVATVMPDDYAPHVTGRVSIRFKADETAGYKFVGMFWPSDDDWNEGEIDWPESDLGQIPRPASAMPGTYSNGNMKFMPATEMFADSNTTGYHTATTEWDKNAVRFYWDGQLVSTVTNAVPTTAMRVTLQAETWIGEGAVPANASGHLDIDWISIWN, encoded by the coding sequence GTGAACAGCAGCATTCGGACCACCCTGACGGCCGCGGCCGTCATCGCAGGGCTCGCGCTCGCCGGCCAGGCCGCACCGGCCACGTCGGCGGTCCTCGCGCAGGGCACGACCGCGACGTCGTCGAGCACCCGCTCGGCCGGCTCGGTCGACGTCGTCGACACGTCGTCGCTCGGCGCGGCCTCGTCCGCGACGGCGGCTGCGAGCTCTCGGGCGACGACCGACAGCACGGCGGGCACGTCCACCAGCACGGGGACCACCTCGACCACCGACACCGGCACCGCCGCGACCGTCTCGGACTACGCGGCCGCGTCCAAGTCGCAGGCGGCGGCGAGCGCGAAGGTCTCGTCGCAGCTGTCCAGCCCGCAGGCGACCGCCGTGGCCGACACGCGCGCCCGCAGCGGCAACACGGCCAACACCGTCATCCCGCCGACGGCCGCCACGAGCCTCCTCGCGGGCGGCACCGGCGCCTCGTCATCGACCGACACCTCCACCCCCGCGTCGCAGGATCCGAGTGCCGACTCGACCGCCATGCCGGTCGGCGACGTGACGACGAACGGCCGCACCTGGGTGCAGAGCTACGCGCAGGACTTCAACACCCCCGCCGCCCTCGGCTCGTTCTCGAAGGTCTACCCGTCGATGGCGACGTACTCGGGCTTCAAGGACACCTCGGGCCAGGGCCTCTACGCCCCCGACAAGGTGCTCAGCGTCTCGAACGGCAACCTCGACTTCTACCTGCACTCCGAGAACGGCCAGCCCCTCGTCGCCACCGTGATGCCCGACGACTACGCGCCGCACGTGACCGGGCGCGTCTCGATCCGGTTCAAGGCCGACGAGACCGCCGGCTACAAGTTCGTGGGCATGTTCTGGCCGAGCGACGACGACTGGAACGAGGGCGAGATCGACTGGCCCGAGTCGGACCTCGGCCAGATCCCGCGCCCAGCGTCGGCCATGCCCGGCACCTACTCGAACGGCAACATGAAGTTCATGCCGGCCACCGAGATGTTCGCCGACAGCAACACCACCGGGTACCACACGGCGACGACCGAGTGGGACAAGAACGCGGTCCGCTTCTACTGGGACGGCCAGTTGGTCTCCACCGTGACGAATGCGGTGCCGACCACGGCGATGCGCGTCACCCTCCAGGCCGAGACCTGGATCGGCGAGGGTGCGGTTCCGGCGAACGCCTCCGGTCACCTCGACATCGACTGGATCAGCATCTGGAACTGA
- a CDS encoding alcohol dehydrogenase catalytic domain-containing protein: MTPDTSLPATMRAAVLAAPGTEQEPGALALRYLPVPLPEPGRVLIRVRAFGLNRSELHTRMGMAQGVTFPRVLGIEATGEVVAAPGGEFEPGQQVVAMMGGMGRTFDGGYAEYTSVPVSQVIPFTSDLPWSTLGAVPEMLQTAYGSLTVGMDAQPGSSVLIRGGTSSVGMAAAVLAKQRGMTVFATTRDESKFDALRAIGVDHPLVDDGDVAAQVRAIAPEGVGSALELVGVPTVRDTLLATGYHGAVCFTGMLSNQWVLPDFYPNGWLPRGVRLAAYAGDAGDLPAEVLQEFLDEVAAGRAVVPIQAVFTLDEIGAAHEAMIAGGGAGKLVVTT; the protein is encoded by the coding sequence ATGACCCCCGACACATCCCTTCCCGCCACCATGAGGGCCGCCGTGCTCGCCGCACCCGGCACCGAGCAGGAGCCCGGGGCACTCGCCCTCCGCTACCTGCCCGTGCCCCTCCCCGAGCCCGGCCGTGTGCTGATCCGCGTGCGGGCCTTCGGCCTCAACCGCTCCGAGCTCCACACCCGCATGGGCATGGCCCAGGGCGTGACCTTCCCGCGCGTCCTCGGGATCGAGGCGACCGGAGAGGTCGTCGCGGCTCCCGGCGGCGAGTTCGAGCCCGGCCAGCAGGTCGTCGCGATGATGGGTGGCATGGGGCGCACGTTCGACGGCGGCTATGCGGAGTACACCTCGGTGCCGGTGTCGCAGGTGATCCCGTTCACGAGCGACCTGCCGTGGTCGACGCTCGGAGCGGTGCCCGAGATGCTGCAGACCGCGTACGGCTCGCTCACGGTCGGCATGGACGCCCAGCCGGGGTCGAGCGTGCTGATCCGCGGCGGCACGTCGAGCGTCGGGATGGCGGCGGCCGTGCTCGCCAAGCAGCGCGGGATGACCGTGTTCGCGACGACGCGCGACGAGTCGAAGTTCGACGCGCTGAGGGCGATCGGCGTCGACCACCCGCTCGTCGACGACGGGGACGTCGCGGCGCAGGTGCGGGCCATCGCGCCCGAGGGCGTCGGCAGCGCGCTCGAGCTCGTCGGCGTGCCGACCGTGCGCGACACGCTCCTGGCGACCGGCTACCACGGCGCCGTGTGCTTCACCGGCATGCTCTCGAACCAGTGGGTGCTGCCCGACTTCTACCCGAACGGCTGGCTGCCGCGCGGCGTCCGGCTGGCCGCCTACGCGGGCGACGCCGGCGACCTGCCCGCCGAGGTTCTGCAGGAATTCCTCGACGAGGTGGCTGCCGGGCGGGCCGTGGTGCCGATCCAGGCGGTGTTCACGCTCGACGAGATCGGGGCCGCGCACGAGGCGATGATCGCGGGCGGCGGCGCCGGCAAACTCGTCGTGACGACCTAG